AAGCGTCTAGCCTCCAGGGGCCGCCATGCTTATCTCTATCCAATGACCTGCGTGGTCCACGGCGTAGCGGCCAGCTCCGGAGGGGAAGCCTCCACGGCGCGCCTGGCGAGAATCGCGGCCGGACACAGACGTTACTACATCCTCCATCACGGATTCGCTGAAGCGCTGGCTCTTTGCGGGGTCGAAATGGCCGGTTCGCTCGTGAAGTGGCTGATCTGGCTGCTGGCGTACTCCCTGCGTCCGACCCCAGGAAACAGGGACAGGCTGCGGTGGCACGGCAACAATCTTCGGGTGCTTTTCCCCCAAAAGGAGCGATGAATGCACACCCGCACACGTCTTCTCATCATTTGCGCGATGCTTGTCGCCTGCTATTTCGTGCTCGGGGACAACGAGACCGAATCACTGGCGGCCACCTACCACATCAGCCTGGACCGCCGGGCGGTCAAGGGCAGCTTCCCGCTGGAACTGCTCGGGGCGAACGTTCAGTGGACCTCGGGCTGTGACGGGCTGCTGACGCCCGGCACCACGCAGCTCCAGCCCGCGGCCATCGCCGCGGCCCAGCAACTTGGGCCTCCGACGCTGCGCTACCCCGGCGGCCTGCTCGCGAGCATCTACTCCTGGCGCAACGGCATCGGGGCCCTGGGCGCCAGGAGCACGAGCCTGAACTACGTCAAGACCCCTGAGCTGATGTACTGCGGCAGCGACGAGTACGCCGCCATCCTCCAGGCCCTCTCGGCCAAGGGCATGATTACGGCCAACCTGACACAGCCGCCCTCCGAAGCGGCCGCCTGGCTGAGTTACCTGCAGAGCAAGAACGTCTCCACCCCGTGGTGGGAGGTGGGCAACGAATCCTATCTGCCGGACGACCCCTCCTACACCACCGCTGCCGCCTACGGCACCAGTTTCATAGCCTTCTCCAAGGCTCTCAAGGCCGTGGACCCCTCGGTGAAGGTCGGCGCGATCCTCGAAGGCAGCCTCATCGGCACCACCTGGGGCAAATACGTCATCCCGGAGGAGAACACCTGGAACGCCGCCGTGGTGTCCGCCACCGCCGCGACGGCTGACTTCTATTCGCTGCACCTCTACGCCCCCTTCGGCGCGCTCACCACCGACGACGACACGGTCAAGGCCATCATGGCGGCCCCGGTGGCCCTGGCCAAGAACATGGCCAGCGTGCGCACCCTTGTGCAGTCGAAGAACCCCAAGGCCCAGCTGTTCGTCACGGAATTCAACGTGGGCATGGACAACGCCACCAACAACTGGCGCTTCAGCACCGCCCTGGTCCAGGCCGGGTACGTGGCCCAGATGGTCGGGTACAGCGCGGTCAACGGCATCTCCCAGGCCAACTTCTGGTCCATGGTGGGCAACAACAACTTCGGGCTGGTCAAGAGTTGGAACGACCCCAGGCTCAGGCCGTCGGGGCTGCTCTACAAGGCGCTCAAGCCCATGACCGGGGCCGACGCCCTCTCTACCACCGTCAACGCCCCTCTCATGAGCTACAAAACGGTTGGCAACGTCCCCTCGGGCATGTCCGTGCCGGCGGTATGGGCCCAGTCCTTCACGAAGGGCTCGGACGTCTGGGTGCTGGTGGTCAACCGCACTCCCAAGACCCCCTTCGTGCTCGACGTACGGGACGCCCAGACCGGTATGGTGTCCACCTTCTCTCTCTGGGTGCTCGGCGCCGCCACCGCGATGACCACCAACGAGCAGGGCGACGCCGTAAAGGCGACCACCTACGCCAAGACTGGCCCCACCTTCACGCTGCCGGGCGCGGGTGTCGCCATCGTCCATTATTCCACGCCGGTGCAGTAGCGCCACTGCCCATGCGGGGGGCGCGCACGACAAGCGCGCCCCCCGCATCAATTTCCGGAGGGGAACCGATGTCTGGACTTGACGTGTATTTCACCCTGGGCATGGGCTACAGGCGAAACAGCGAGGGGGACGGGCTGCTCCGCTCCCTCACGGGTGTCACGTCCGTTCACACCCGGCTGCGCTCCCTGCATATGCTGCGCGCCCTGGAGCGTGAGCGCGTCCCCCCGCAGGTGATGGAGTTCGGCTTCGGCGAGGGCTACCTGCTGCTGGCCATGGCCCGCAGGCATCCACAGTCATCCTTCCTGGGGATGGAGATCGACTCGGGGCACGTCCGGAACCTCAGGGCGCGGGCCAAGGCCGCGGGCCTCGCCAACGTGGAGGCCGTGCAGGGCGACTTCCAGGACATGGTCCCCTCCCCGCGCTTCGGCCTGATCTACTGCGCGGACGTTCTGGAGCACATCCCCCGGGACCGCGCCCTCATGGAGTTCTTCGCCGCCAGCATGCTCCCGGGCGGCAGGCTGGTGCTGCACGTGCCCTTGCGGCGCTCGCTGCAGCGCCGCTTCCTGCCCTGGTTCAAGTCCCACACCGACCCTGGGCACGTCCGCGAGGAATACACACCCGAGGAACTCACCTCGCTGGTGGCCGGGGCCGGGCTCCAACCCAGGGCGCCCGAGCCCACCTTCTCGCCCCCGGGCGAGGCGGCGTTCGAGCTCAACAGCCTGTGCTGGAAGTCGCGCACGCTGGACCGGCTGGTGCGGCCCCTCACCCTGTTCCCGGCCATGCTCCTGGGCCTGGCCGACCTTCTGCCCCGCAGCAGGGGCAACTCCATCCTGCTTGAAGCCCGCAAGGCGGCCGCATGACCCTGGCCGCCGCGCTGCTGTTTCTCTGTCTCGCCCCGCTGGCGCTGTGGCTGGCGGCGCTGGGGCTGCTCGCGCTGGCCTCACTGAGAAACCTGCGCAAGGCCGGGCAGCCTCCGCAGGCCCTCCATGTGCGTCTGGCCGTGCTGGTGCCCGCGCACGACGAGGAACTCATGATCGGCGGAACCGTCAGGGCGATTCTCGCTTCGGCGCATCCCACCGACAACCTCCGGGTGTTCGTGGTGGCGGACAACTGCACAGACGCCACCGCCGCCGAGGCGCGCCTGGCAGGGGCCGTCTGCCTGGAGCGCGACGACCCGCAGCGCCGGGGCAAGGCCTACGCGCTGGAATTCGGTCTTGCAGCCATCCGGGAGCGTGGCGGCTTCGACGCCGTGGTGCTCTTCGACGCGGACTCGCGCCCGGCGGCGAATTTTCTGCCGCGCATGGCGGGCTGGACCTCCCTGAGGCGGGAGGTGGTCCAGGGCCGCTACGACGTGCTGGAGCCTGAGCGCACCTGGTTCACCCGCCTGACCTCCATGGCCATGACCCTGAAGAACTTGTGGCAATACCCCGGCCTGGAGCTGCTCGGGCTCTCGGTGCCGCTGCGCGGAACGGGCATCTGCCTCTCGCGCGGCGTGGTGGAGCGCCACGGCTGGCCCGGGCGCTCCCTCACGGAGGACCTGGACGCAACAATCGCCTTCGTGGCGGCCGGGGAGCGCATCCACTACGACCCCCTGGCCGTCAGCCAGCAGTACATGCCCCCGGACATGGCCTCGGCCCTGGTGCAGCGCCGCCGCTGGTCCGCCGGGGAATCAGAGGCCAAGGGGCCGCTTGGGCGCCTCATGCGCCAGCGCCTCGCCGAACGGGACTGCCTCGGCGCGGCCTACGCGCTCTATCTGGCCATGCCCCCCTTCTCGCTCAATTTCGCCGCCTGTTGCGGGCTCGCGGTGCTGGCCCTGCCGCTTGCCCTGGCGGGAGGCCCGGCCGCGCCGCTCCAGGCCGCCCTGGCGCTGAGCTGCGCCCATGCGGGCTATTTCCTGCTGGGCTTGAGCGGACGGCGCGCCTCCCTGGCGGATCTGCAGGCCCTGGGCATGATCCCGGCCTACGCCGCGTGGCGCGTCTGGGTGCATGTGGCGGCCAGCTTCGGGCGGGTGGCCAACTGGGACAGAACACCCCGGGTTTGAAAAGGATCTCGGACTTATGAGCGACGCACCAGCCTGGCGTCCGCTGCGCATCGCCCTGGTGGGCACGCGCGGCGCCCCCTGCCGCTACGGCGGCTTCGAGACCTGCGTGGAGGAGGTGGGCAAGCGCCTGGCCACCCGGGGGCACCACGTGACCCTGTACTGCCGGGAGCACCTCTACCCGGAGCGCGATCCCAGGCCCCTGGGCATGTACGCGGTCTATCTGCCGAGCCTGCGCGGCAAGGCGGTGGAGACTCTAAGCCACACCTTCCTGAGCATCGTCCACTCGCTGTTCCCCAGGCACGACGCGCACATGGTCTTCAACGCGGCCAACGCCCCGTTGATGGCCCTCTACAAGCTTCTCGGCCGGCATGTGGCGCTCAACCCCGACGGCCTGGAGTGGAAGCGGGCCAAGTGGGGCAAGAAGGCGCAAGCCTACTACCGCATCTGCGAGAAGCTGGGCTGCCTGCTCGCCGACAGGCTCATCACGGACTCCGCTGCCCTGGGCGACTACTACCGCGACGTGCACGACACGGATTCCGACACCGTGGCCTACGGGGCCTATCCCGCCTCGGCACCGGCCACCGGCAGGCTTGCGCGGATGGGGCTTGAGCCGCGCGGGTATTTCCTCCAGGTCACGCGCTTCGAACCGGAGAACAACCCGCTGCTCACCCTGCGGGCCTTCAAGCACCTGCAGACGGGCAAGAAGCTGGTGCTGGTGGGCGGCTGCCCCTACCCGAGCGTTTACGCCGGTAGTATCGAGAGTGAGGCCGGGCCGAGCGTGCTGCTGCCCGGGTTCATTTACGACAAGGAACTGCTGGCCGAGCTGATGGGCAACTGCTTCGCCTACGTGCACGGCAACGAGGTGGGGGGAACCAATCCGGCGCTCCTGCAGGCCATGGCCGCAGGGTGTTTCGTCATGGCCCGCGACGTGCTCTTCAACCGGGAGGTGCTGGACGACTGCGGCATCTTCTTCGAACCCGAGGAGGAGAAGTTGGCCCAGGCCATGGGCTGGAGCCTGGAGCACGCCGGAGAGCTGGACGGCTACCGCGGGCGGGCCATGGAGCGCATCCGCACCACCTACGACTGGGACCAGATCGCCCTGGGCTACGAGCGGACACTGCTCAAAATCGCCGGAGGAGCCGGGAAGCGTTAGCCCGGCGCCGGGTGCGGCGTGGACAGGGCCTCCGGTTTCGTTCTATGCCGGGCCATGAGCAACGACACCACGAACATTCCGCAGGAAGTCGCAGAGCTGGCCGGTTCGGGCCGCAAGAGTTTGTCCCGCGCCTGGCGCGAGCACCTGGGCCTGACCAAGGAACAGGTGGCGGCCAGGATGGGCATCTCCAAGGCCGCGCTGGAACAGATCGAGGCGCGCACGGCCAAACCGCGCCGGGCCACGCTCGCCAAGGTTGCGGCGGCGCTGGGGGTGGATGTGGAGCAGCTGGTGGGATAGTCGGGAGGCAACCCTAGATTGCCTTCATCCGTTTGGTCAGCCGA
This genomic stretch from Fundidesulfovibrio soli harbors:
- a CDS encoding helix-turn-helix domain-containing protein, whose translation is MSNDTTNIPQEVAELAGSGRKSLSRAWREHLGLTKEQVAARMGISKAALEQIEARTAKPRRATLAKVAAALGVDVEQLVG
- a CDS encoding glycosyltransferase family 2 protein; the encoded protein is MTLAAALLFLCLAPLALWLAALGLLALASLRNLRKAGQPPQALHVRLAVLVPAHDEELMIGGTVRAILASAHPTDNLRVFVVADNCTDATAAEARLAGAVCLERDDPQRRGKAYALEFGLAAIRERGGFDAVVLFDADSRPAANFLPRMAGWTSLRREVVQGRYDVLEPERTWFTRLTSMAMTLKNLWQYPGLELLGLSVPLRGTGICLSRGVVERHGWPGRSLTEDLDATIAFVAAGERIHYDPLAVSQQYMPPDMASALVQRRRWSAGESEAKGPLGRLMRQRLAERDCLGAAYALYLAMPPFSLNFAACCGLAVLALPLALAGGPAAPLQAALALSCAHAGYFLLGLSGRRASLADLQALGMIPAYAAWRVWVHVAASFGRVANWDRTPRV
- a CDS encoding DUF1972 domain-containing protein — its product is MSDAPAWRPLRIALVGTRGAPCRYGGFETCVEEVGKRLATRGHHVTLYCREHLYPERDPRPLGMYAVYLPSLRGKAVETLSHTFLSIVHSLFPRHDAHMVFNAANAPLMALYKLLGRHVALNPDGLEWKRAKWGKKAQAYYRICEKLGCLLADRLITDSAALGDYYRDVHDTDSDTVAYGAYPASAPATGRLARMGLEPRGYFLQVTRFEPENNPLLTLRAFKHLQTGKKLVLVGGCPYPSVYAGSIESEAGPSVLLPGFIYDKELLAELMGNCFAYVHGNEVGGTNPALLQAMAAGCFVMARDVLFNREVLDDCGIFFEPEEEKLAQAMGWSLEHAGELDGYRGRAMERIRTTYDWDQIALGYERTLLKIAGGAGKR
- a CDS encoding class I SAM-dependent methyltransferase; translated protein: MSGLDVYFTLGMGYRRNSEGDGLLRSLTGVTSVHTRLRSLHMLRALERERVPPQVMEFGFGEGYLLLAMARRHPQSSFLGMEIDSGHVRNLRARAKAAGLANVEAVQGDFQDMVPSPRFGLIYCADVLEHIPRDRALMEFFAASMLPGGRLVLHVPLRRSLQRRFLPWFKSHTDPGHVREEYTPEELTSLVAGAGLQPRAPEPTFSPPGEAAFELNSLCWKSRTLDRLVRPLTLFPAMLLGLADLLPRSRGNSILLEARKAAA